The sequence CTTCGCGACGTACCGGATCGACGAGCAGCTCGCCAAGGCCCTGGACCGCAAGGTCTGGCTGCCGAGCGGCGGTTCGCTGGTCATCGACAAGACCGAAGCGATGATCGTGATCGACGTCAACACCGGCAAGTTCACCGGTCAGGGCGGCAACCTCGAAGAGACGGTCACCAGGAACAACCTGGAGGCGGCCGAGGAGATCGTGCGTCAGCTGCGGCTGCGCGACCTCGGCGGCATCGTCGTCATCGACTTCATCGACATGGTCCTTGAGTCCAACCGGGACCTGGTGCTCAGGCGCCTCCTGGAGTGCCTGGGCCGCGACCGTACGAAGCACCAGGTGGCCGAGGTCACCTCGCTGGGCCTCGTCCAGATGACCCGCAAGCGGGTCGGCCAGGGCCTGCTGGAGTCGTTCTCGGAGACCTGCGTCCACTGCAACGGCCGTGGCGTGATCGTCCACATGGAGCAGCCGACCTCCGCCGGAGGCGGCGGCAAGCGCAAGAAGCGCGGTCGCGGCGGTGCCGAGCAGACCCACGAGCACGAGCACACGCACGACCACGACCACGAGTCGGAGACGCCCGAGCCGGTCGAGACGGCCGCCGAGGTCGCCGCGGAGACCGCCGCGCCGGTCGCGCTTCCCGAGCCCGAGTTCGTACCGGACGAGGATCTTTACAGCAGTGCCGCCGAGGCGGAGGCCGCGGCCACCCGTGGTGGCCGTTCGCGTCGCCGGTCGAGCCGGCGGGCGTCGGCCCCGGCGGGCGCGCCGAGGTCCGAGTCCCGCAGGTCCGAGCGGGCCGACAGGGCCGAGCGGGCCGAGTCGGCCGAGCGCCGGAGCGAGGTTCCGACCGCGCAGTCCGTGACGGCGGAGGACGAGGTCGCGCGTCCGGTCCAGCAGGATCCGGCGGAGTTCGCGCCCGTCGCCGCCGAGGACCCGGTGGTCGAGGCTCCGGCCGCGGCCGAGGCCCCGGCCGTCGATGACGCCGCTCCCAAGGGGCGTACGCGCCGTCGGGCGACCCGCAAGGTGTCCGCGCCGGCCGGTTCGCCCAAGGCGGCCGAGGAGGCCGTGGTGACGGTCACCGAGCCGGTGGCCGCACCGGTCGCCGCGCCTGTGGCCGCCGCCGAGCCCGAGGTGGAGCAGGCCGCCGAGGCCGCCTCCGCCGAGCAGCCGGTCGCCGACAGCGCCGCTCCGGCCCGTCCGAGGCGTCGGGCGGTCCGCAAGGCCACCGCGCCGACCTCGTCCGCGGAGGCCGCTGTCATGGTCGTCCCGTCGGCGCAGCCGGAAGCCCCGGCGCAGGCCGCCGAGGCGCCGGTCGAGGCCCCCGCCGAGCCGTCCGGTGAGGACGACGCGGCACCGGCCAAGAAGACGGCCCGCAAGGCGGCCAAGAAGGCGCCCGCGAAGAAGGCCGCCGCGAAGAAGACGACTACGGCGGCCAAGAAGACGGTCGCCAAGAAGACCACGGCCAAGAAGGCGACGAAGACCGCCAAGACGGCCGCGAAGTCGACGTCGAAGAAGACCGCGGCGGCGGAGCAGCAGACGCCGTCCACCGTCACGGCCTCCACCGACGAGGACTGACGGGTCTGACGGGTCTGACGAGAGCTGTTACCGGCGGAGGCGCGAGCCTCGGCCACGAAGCCCCCCGACCGGCGGTCACCGAGCCGGTCGGGGGGCTTCGTCGTGTCCGGCGGAGGGCCGTTTCAGGAGGGCGCCGGAGCACCCGGCGCAGGTGCGGCGGTAACGCGTACGACCCGTGTGGTTACCCGAACTGCCTTGCGGGGCGCCCGGGTTGACGTACCGTGATGTGCTTTGGGGTGCATCGCGGACATCACATTCACCCCCCGCCCCTTGGATCGCGATCACTTACCTGTAAAACTCAAGCGGTCATTGGTTACACATACACGGGTGTGCGTCGGGGAGGGCGTTCACACGTGTCAGGGGAGGGGATCTCATGGCGCGCGTGCGCCTGCAGGGCACTGGGCGACACCGTGCTGTGAAGCCGGTCAAGGGAAGCCGTCAGGCCGTCGCGCTGGCGACGGTGCTGTCCGCGGCGGGCATCCAGGCCGGCACGTCGGCGGGCCCGGCGCAGGCCGTCGACAACCCGACGTGGACCGAGGGGCCGATCTTCAACGATCCGCTCGGCACCACCGACCAGCAGTACGCGATCCGTACCCGGCTGATCGAGCTGACGAACTCCGCGCTGCCGGGCTCCACGATCAAGGTCGCGGTCTACCACGTCTGGGAGGCCGGCGTCGTCAACGCGCTCGTCGCCGCCAGGAACCGCGGCGTGAACGTGCAGGTCCTGCTCGACGAGTCCAGCATCAGCGACCGCCCGACCAACACCGCCTACGGGACGCTCGCCTCGGGCCTGGGCACGGACCGCACGCAGGGCTCGTACGTCTCGACGTGTCCGGAGAACAAGTCGTGCCTCGGCGACCCGAAGTTCGGGCAGTCGATCATGCACAACAAGTTCTGGCTGTTCTCGGCGGTCCAGGGCGCCACGAACGTGGTCGTCGAGACCACCTCGAACTCCACGCCGTCCGCGCACACGCGCTTCTTCAACGACGCGCTGCTGCTGCCGAACAACCCGACGATGTACGACGCGTACGCGGACTACTTCGACACGATGGTCGCGCAGGACTGGGAGTCCTGGAACTACCGCACGGTGAGCAACGGCCTCTACAAGGCGTACTTCTTCCCGCGGGCGGGCAACACGCGGGCCACCGACTCGGTCTACTCGATCCTCAACAACGTCACCTGCAAGTACAAGGACACCGCGGGCGTCACGCAGTCGACCAAGGTCCGGGTGGCGATCTTCAAGATCACGCGGCTGGCCATCGCGGAGAAGCTGGTCTCGCTGAAGAAGGCCGGCTGTTCCGTGAGCATCGTCTACGCGGAGTCCGACAGCGCCAAGAGCAGCGGCGGCACCAAGGGCACCTGGGAGAAGATGCACACCACGGGGGGCCCGACCGTGCGCTGCTACAACGACGACCGGGACCCGCTGAACCCCGGCCAGAAGCTCGTGACGCCGTACATCATCCACTCCAAGTACATCCTCATCGACGGCATGTACGACGGC is a genomic window of Streptomyces sp. NBC_00414 containing:
- a CDS encoding phospholipase D-like domain-containing protein; the protein is MARVRLQGTGRHRAVKPVKGSRQAVALATVLSAAGIQAGTSAGPAQAVDNPTWTEGPIFNDPLGTTDQQYAIRTRLIELTNSALPGSTIKVAVYHVWEAGVVNALVAARNRGVNVQVLLDESSISDRPTNTAYGTLASGLGTDRTQGSYVSTCPENKSCLGDPKFGQSIMHNKFWLFSAVQGATNVVVETTSNSTPSAHTRFFNDALLLPNNPTMYDAYADYFDTMVAQDWESWNYRTVSNGLYKAYFFPRAGNTRATDSVYSILNNVTCKYKDTAGVTQSTKVRVAIFKITRLAIAEKLVSLKKAGCSVSIVYAESDSAKSSGGTKGTWEKMHTTGGPTVRCYNDDRDPLNPGQKLVTPYIIHSKYILIDGMYDGVKNKVSFTGSGNYTGPALRENDESIVKVDDDAVHDMYKVHFDRVTKVAHPGTADTTDLCKGVKPLPADGEPT